One segment of Megachile rotundata isolate GNS110a chromosome 4, iyMegRotu1, whole genome shotgun sequence DNA contains the following:
- the sdk gene encoding sidekick cell adhesion molecule isoform X6: MEMLWRNAVADLSTFLSTRTRILFAAVYFIWIAGSACATETLQEPRFTTQPSSSGNILSENRTKFLQCQARGYPQPKYKWFKDGVPLSNELTSEPYFRIQSTRREDAGVYHCVATNDVGSIFSERITFAVAYMGVFEDLTERIVSVKSGSAAVLTLPPIESHPAPDVTWFASDGSLLYGIKYASVHHTLLILNASESDQGLYRARAINTQLGKEENSPFFKLQVTGDANADVAPAIIVKPQDTQIIKDQDVTYIHCIANARSLHELRTLWTKDGIPIENSRISYSFNDSWNRTLALMSANITYTGVYSCHVDLRSGGYPTVNASAKVVVYEKPAFITELKRETLSDYGSTVTLPCDAVGVPPPNISWFRNAEPVDHLLGSRYAMEEDGSLTIKKLTMDDSGMFQCLAANEVGEASSYTWLKAKTSGPIMENGPQNLTILDGKDATLSCNAVAAPIPNTTWIYNDTIPVEIAGRVQVLDNGDLLIAAVKPNDAGKYTCIRANEAGSVNGSAYLTVLVRTQIVQPPVDTSVLLGYTAELQCKVSNDPSVLYDIAWFHNSQVINTQASQRVKMRSDGTLEIVAVRASDVGEYMCSVVSPGGNETRSARLSVIELPFAPINVMADRVERISPRTINVSWVPGFDGNSPTKKFIVQRREVSDLGPIPDSALNWITECDNVSAQSRWVLLNNLKAAAAYQFRVSAENSVGEGPPSDPSNVVALPQEPPSGPPVGFVGSARSSSEIITQWQLPLEEYRNGHILGYVLRYRLYGYNDSPWTIQNITNEAQRNYLITDLITWKDYIVQIAAYNDKGVGVFTEGLKIKTKEGVPEAPPTNVRAKAVNSTAIKVWWKPPNPQKINGINQGYKLQAWIGSNFTEANEYKSMSVPPSLFDPLAEQSAIMTGLRKYTLYNITVLCFTDPGDGERSSPVQIRTLEDVPEQVENLQFEDISDRALTVKWKPPKEINGILTLYQLKYMIKDVPDSLRVENFTANDLLAKIEHLQAMTHYKFEVVAWTSIGPGKPKVAVIQSGVEPVLPEPPTKLALSNIDAFSVVLQFTPGFDGNSSITKWTVQAQTTRNTTWYNIYEVSDPDASTITVGGLIPFMQYKLRLIANNVVGASQPSEPTKEFQTIQAPPSHPPRNVTVRAMSATELRVRWIPLQQVEWYGNPRGYNVTYTEVRTNTSKSITIEDHTANSYILENVEEYALYEVVMQAFNDVGSSTLSPKAIERTREAVPSMGPVNVEANATSSTTILVRWGDVPIEHQNGQIEGFKVYYGSNARSAFQYKNIPSNTTFTTTLTELRKFVQYHVQVLAYTRLGDGTLSTPPVRVQTFEDAPGPPSNVSFPDVSFTTARIIWDTPEDPNGEILAYKVMFHLNNSQDHQFSKEFPASDRTFRATGLEPEKYYMFSVTAQTRLGWGKTAYAIVFTTNNRERPQAPSMPQVSRSQVQSRQITFSWTPGRDGFAPLRYYTVQQSENSGPFQTIPERVEPTLTSYTANNLKPFTLYQFRIQATNDIGPSTWSTESVQVQTLPAAPSKGVTGLKVVPITTSSIEVHWNPIDEVYWSGDHETGGYRVIYQPVSDFPTALQDTPKEEILGIKAAKIVLSDLTEDRYYEVVVLPFNSEGEGPSSPPVTVYVGEAVPTGEPQHLKAEPISSTEVQLRWKPPQANMQNGDLLGYKIFYLVTDSPQELENKQEEEIEVVPASYLTHSLVFLDKYTEYRIQVLAFNPAGDGPRTPPITVRTKEDIPGPPYNLQFTEITMTSLRVSWEAPKLRNGQIVGYIVTYETAEQNDRFSKQVKQKVTETSLLIQPLEEEETYTFMVRAQTIDFGPPISGNVTTGPQEGSPMAPSNLAVTKTVSSVELQWTNGASGKGPILGYYIETRRKAMEEWQHYDSRWQTIVRSSNGPLTEYSVSYQNLLPSTSYLFRVISYNRYGISYPAYSTETILTPSKLYLEYAYLQHKPFYRQTWFMVTLAATSIIIIIMVIAVLCVKSKSYKYKQITVLEEAQKTLEESMAMDTDDRQESDLELYRSRQGGGGAINMASACGTLGKRNTLARKSMHPPPPTMLGKSPPRPSPASVAYHSDEESLKGYDENPDDSSVTEKPSEISSTDSQGSESENESVQSDPHSFVNHYANVNDSLRQSWKRQKPVRNYSSYTDSEPEGSAVVSLNGGQIIMNNMARSRAPLPGFSSFV, from the exons AGACCCTCCAGGAACCGCGCTTCACCACTCAGCCTTCCAGTAGCGGCAATATTCTTAGCGAAAATCGAACGAAATTTCTGCAGTGTCAAGCGAGAG GATATCCTCAGCCAAAATACAAGTGGTTCAAGGATGGAGTGCCTCTCAGCAACGAGCTTACTTCGGAACCTTATTTCCGAATACAAAGTACACGCAGAGAAGACGCAGGAGTGTATCACTGTGTCGCCACGAACGATGTAGGATCTATATTTAGTGAAAGAATTACATTTGCGGTAGCCT ATATGGGGGTGTTCGAGGACCTCACAGAAAGGATAGTAAGCGTAAAATCGGGTAGCGCTGCTGTTTTAACATTACCGCCGATAGAAAGTCATCCTGCACCTGACGTTACATGGTTCGCATCCGATGGTTCGTTGTTATACGGCATAAAGTATGCATCCGTTCATCACACGTTGCTTATCTTGAACGCATCTGAGAGCGATCAGGGCCTGTACAG AGCAAGAGCCATCAACACGCAATTAGGCAAAGAGGAGAACAGTCCATTCTTCAAACTACAAGTTACAGGGGATGCGAATGCTGATGTGGCACCTGCTATCATAGTGAAACCACAGGACACACAGATCATCAAGGATCAAGATGTTACTTATATACATTGTATAGCAAATGCTAG GTCGCTTCACGAGTTACGAACTTTATGGACGAAGGATGGGATTCCTATCGAGAACTCCAGAATATCTTATAGCTTTAACGACTCGTGGAACAGAACTTTAGCATTGATGTCGGCAAATATAACTTATACTGGCGTATATTCTTGCCACGTGGATCTAAGGAGCGGTGGTTACCCTACGGTTAATGCGAGTGCCAAAGTTGTCGTGTATG AAAAACCAGCATTTATAACAGAATTAAAAAGAGAGACTTTAAGTGACTATGGATCAACTGTAACACTGCCATGCGATGCTGTTGGTGTTCCTCCTCCTAACATCAGCTGGTTCCGCAATGCTGAGCCTGTTGACCATCTTCTTGGATCTAG GTATGCAATGGAAGAAGATGGTTCACTGACAATCAAAAAATTGACTATGGATGATTCAGGAATGTTTCAATGTCTTGCTGCGAATGAAGTTGGCGAAGCATCCAGTTACACTTGGTTAAAAGCTAAAA CATCTGGACCAATTATGGAAAATGGTCCACAGAATCTTACTATATTAGATGGAAAAGACGCAACATTATCGTGTAACGCTGTAGCGGCTCCAATACCTAATACCACGTGGATTTATAATG ATACAATCCCTGTGGAAATCGCTGGAAGAGTACAGGTCCTGGATAACGGTGATCTTTTAATTGCCGCTGTGAAACCAAACGATGCAGGAAAATATACATGCATTCGAGCTAATGAAGCTGGTTCTGTAAACGGTTCTGCATACCTTACTGTTTTAG TTCGAACACAAATTGTTCAACCACCTGTTGATACTTCGGTTCTCCTCGGATACACTGCGGAATTACAATGCAAAGTTTCCAACGATCCAAGCGTTTTATATGATATAGCTTGGTTTCACAATTCACA AGTCATAAATACGCAAGCCAGTCAAAGAGTAAAGATGCGTAGCGATGGGACATTGGAAATAGTTGCTGTCCGGGCTTCCGATGTGGGCGAATATATGTGTTCCGTGGTTTCTCCGGGAGGAAACGAGACTCGATCAGCTCGTCTTAGTGTAATTGAATTACCGTTCGCGCCAATAAATGTCATGGCAGATCGAGTTGAACGGATTTCTCCTCGTACTATAAATGTCAGTTGGGTACCAGGTTTCGACGGAAATAGTCCAACGAAGAAATTTATAGTTCAGAGGCGAGAGGTCTCCGATCTCG GACCCATACCCGATTCAGCGCTAAATTGGATCACCGAGTGTGATAATGTTTCGGCACAAAGCCGTTGGGTATTACTGAACAATTTGAAAGCAGCGGCTGCATATCAGTTTCGAGTAAGTGCGGAAAATAGTGTCGGTGAGGGACCTCCTTCAGATCCAAGTAACGTAGTGGCTCTGCCTCAAGAAC CCCCGAGTGGACCACCTGTTGGATTTGTTGGTTCCGCTCGATCCTCGTCAGAAATAATAACACAGTGGCAACTACCATTGGAAGAATATCGAAACGGCCATATTTTAGGATACGTGTTGAGGTATAGGTTGTACGGTTACAATGACAGTCCGTGGACGATACAGAATATAACCAACGAAGCACAAAGAAATTATCTTATTACCGACTTAATTACGTGGAAAGATTACATTGTACAAATAGCAGCATATAACGATAAAGGGGTGGGAGTATTCACCGAGGGTTTGAAGATTAAAACTAAAGAAGGAGTACCAGAAGCTCCACCAACTAATGTGAGAGCAAAGGCTGTAAATTCTACGGCAATTAAAGTGTGGTGGAAACCTCCGAATCCACAAAAAATTAACGGAATTAATCAAGGTTACAAATTGCAAGCTTGGATCGGCTCTAACTTTACAGAAGCAAACGAATACAAGTCAATGAGTGTGCCACCTAGCCTATTTGATCCTCTTGCGGAACAAAGTGCCATTATGACTGGTTTAAGGAAATATACATTGTACAATATAACCGTGTTATGCTTCACCGATCCCGGTGACGGTGAAAGAAGTTCCCCCGTTCAAATTCGTACACTCGAAGATGTACCTGAACAagtagaaaatttacaattcgaGGATATAAGTGATCGTGCCCTTACCGTTAAATGGAAACCGCCAAAAGAAATCAACGGCATCCTCACCCTTTATCAATTGAAATATATGATCAAAGATGTACCAGATTCTTTAAGAGTTGAAAACTTTACAGCTAACGATTTATTAGCAAAAATTGAACACTTGCAAGCAATGACACATTATAAATTCGAAGTCGTCGCTTGGACTTCGATTGGTCCCGGGAAACCAAAAGTAGCCGTCATTCAATCGGGTGTCGAGCCTGTTCTTCCTGAACCACCGACTAAACTAGCACTGTCAAATATAGATGCATTCTCTGTCGTTCTTCAATTTACACCTGGGTTCGATGGTAATTCATCTATAACAAAATGGACAGTGCAAGCACAAACTACCCGGAATACAACTTGGTACAACATATACGAAGTCTCAGATCCTGATGCTAGTACAATCACTGTAGGTGGCCTAATTCCTTTTATGCAATACAAACTACGATTAATCGCTAATAACGTTGTTGGTGCTTCTCAACCTTCCGAGCCTACGAAAGAATTTCAAACGATTCAAGCACCACCGTCACATCCTCCTAGAAATGTTACAGTTCGCGCAATGAGTGCTACGGAATTACGTGTCAGGTGGATT CCCTTACAGCAAGTTGAATGGTACGGTAATCCGAGAGGATATAATGTTACTTATACCGAAGTTCGTACAAATACGTCGAAAAGCATAACAATCGAGGACCACACAGCGAATTCTTACATTTTAGAAAATGTGGAAGAGTATGCTCTGTACGAAGTTGTGATGCAAGCATTTAACGATGTCGGATCATCTACATTAAGTCCTAAAGCTATCGAAAGAACTCGTGAAGCAG TTCCCTCGATGGGACCTGTTAACGTAGAAGCCAATGCGACTTCTTCTACGACAATATTAGTGAGATGGGGTGATGTTCCTATAGAACATCAGAATGGTCAGATAGAAGGATTTAAAGTTTACTATGGCTCTAATGCTAGATCAGCATTCCAATACAAGAACATTCCCAGCAATACTACTTTTACGACAACTTTAACAGAACTTCGAAAATTTGTTCAGTACCATGTACAAGTTCTAGCTTATACGAGGCTTGGTGATGGAACCTTAAGTACACCACCAGTTAGAGTACAAACATTTGAAGATG ctCCTGGACCTCCGTCAAATGTGTCGTTTCCTGATGTAAGCTTTACCACTGCCCGCATTATTTGGGATACGCCAGAGGATCCTAATGGCGAGATCCTTGCTTACAAAGTAATGTTTCATTTAAATAACAGTCAGGATCATCAGTTTTCTAAGGAATTTCCTGCATCCGATAGAACTTTTAG AGCAACTGGATTAGAACCAGAAAAGTATTACATGTTTTCGGTAACTGCACAAACGAGATTAGGTTGGGGTAAAACAGCATACGCTATCGTTTTCACTACAAATAACAGGGAACGTCCTCAAGCACCATCAATGCCACAAGTGAGCAGATCACAAGTACAAAGTAGACAGATAACATTTAGCTGGACACCTGGTCGTGATGGATTTGCCCCACTACG TTATTACACAGTACAACAATCCGAAAATTCTGGACCATTTCAAACGATCCCCGAAAGGGTAGAACCGACTTTGACGTCTTATACAGCAAATAATTTGAAACCGTTCACACTTTATCAGTTTCGGATACAAGCCACTAACGATATAGGTCCTTCAACTTGGAGCACGGAATCTGTACAAGTCCAAACTTTACCAGCAG CACCTTCTAAGGGTGTTACTGGATTGAAAGTTGTTCCAATAACAACATCAAGTATAGAGGTTCATTGGAATCCAATAGATGAAGTATATTGGAGTGGAGATCATGAAACTGGTGGTTATCGCGTTATTTACCAGCCAGTTTCTGATTTCCCAACGGCTCTTCAGGACACTCCGAAAGAAGAAATATTGGGGATAAAA GCTGCAAAAATTGTTTTGAGCGATTTAACGGAAGATAGGTATTACGAGGTAGTAGTATTACCTTTCAATTCTGAAGGGGAAGGTCCATCAAGTCCTCCGGTAACTGTGTACGTGGGAGAAGCAGTTCCTACAGGAGAACCACAACATTTGAAAGCAGAACCGATTTCTTCTACTGAAGTTCAGTTACGCTGGAAACCACCCCAAGCCAACATGCAAAATGGAGACTTATTAGGATATAaa attttctaTTTAGTTACTGATTCTCCACAAGAGCTGGAAAACAAACaagaagaagaaatagaagTTGTACCAGCATCTTACTTAACGCATAGTTTAGTATTTCTAGATAAATATACGGAGTATCGCATTCAAGTGTTGGCATTTAATCCTGCTGGGGATGGCCCACGAACTCCACCGATTACTGTTCGAACAAAAGAA GATATTCCTGGACCCCCATATAATTTACAATTCACTGAAATTACAATGACTAGTCTTCGTGTCTCTTGGGAAGCGCCGAAATTACGAAATGGCCAAATAGTGGGCTATATTGTTACTTATGAAACGGCAGAACAAAATGATC gaTTTAGTAAGCAAGTGAAACAGAAAGTAACAGAAACGAGCTTATTAATTCAACCTTTAGAAGAGGAAGAAACTTATACTTTTATGGTTCGAGCACAAACTATCGATTTTGGACCACCTATATCAGGAAATGTCACAACGGGTCCACAAGAGGGTTCGCCGATGGCACCCAGCAATCTTGCTGTTACTAAGACTGTATCCAGTGTTGAATTACAGTGGACTAATGGAGCTTCTGGAAAAGGACCTATCCTTGGATATTACATTGAAACGCGTCGAAAag CAATGGAAGAATGGCAGCATT aTGACAGTCGTTGGCAGACAATAGTACGCAGTAGTAATGGTCCACTGACAGAGTATTCTGTATCCTATCAAAATTTACTTCCATCCACATCATATCTATTCAGggtaatatcatacaatcgctatggAATCAGTTATCCTGCATACTCCACAGAAACG ATACTAACTCCCTCAAAGTTGTATCTGGAATATGCATATTTACAACATAAACCATTCTATAGACAAACTTGGTTTATGGTTACTTTAGCTGCTACTTCGATTATAATCATTATAATGGTCATAGCGGTGCTATGTGTGAAGAGTAAAAGTTACAAGTATAAAC AAATTACTGTTTTAGAAGAAGCACAAAAGACACTTGAAGAGTCTATGGCAATGGATACAGATGATAGACAGGAATCTGATTTAGAACTCTATAGATCAAGACAAGGAGGTGGTGGTGCTATCAACATGGCAAGTGCCTGTGGTACCTTGGGTAAAAGAAATACTTTAGCAAGAAAATCGATGCATCCTCCACCTCCTACAATGTTAGGCAAATCGCCTCCCAGACCTTCACCAGCCTCGGTTGCATATCATAGCGATGAAGAAAGTCTTAAAGGATATGATGAAAATCCTGATGATAGTAGCGTTACGGAAAAACCTTCTGAAATTAGTTCAACAGATTCACag GGATCTGAAAGTGAAAATGAAAGTGTACAATCAGATCCACATTCCTTTGTAAATCATTACGCTAACGTCAACGATTCCTTAAGACAGTCATGGAAGCGTCAAAAACCAGTTAGGAATTATTCATCGTATACTGATTCTGAACCTGAAGGTAGTGCGGTTGTTAGTTTAAATGGAGGTCAAATTATTATGAACAATATGGCAAGGTCGAGGGCACCTTTACCTGGCTTCTCGTCATTTGTATAA